ATCAGGTTCTCTGCTGACCAGCGTGTTTATTGCCGTACTGTCGGTACTCGTTTGCCTGATTATCTCCATTCCTGCAGGCTATGCGCTGTCGCGTCGGGCAATGCCGCTAAGGGTGATGTTTATGCTGCTGTTTCTGCTTCCGCAGGCGTTCCCGAACCTGACGGTTTACATGAATATCGCGCGGCTTTTCTACCAGTGGGGACTTAACGGCACCGTTGCTGGCGTGGTGCTGGTGCACAGCGTACATGGCCTGATGTACTCGATATGGATCTGCGTTGCCGCATTTTCAGCTATCGATCCGCTGCAGGCACGGGCATCACGCAATCTTGGCGCCGGGCCGCTGTTGACCTTCTGGTACATCGTGCTGCCGCAGGCGTCCCCAGGAATTATGGCCGCCGGTATCTTCGTGTTCCTCGAGTCGCTGGATGAGTTTACCGGCACCTTTTTTGTCGGCGCTCCGGACATCACTACGCTACCGCTGTTGCTCTATAACGCCAGCATGTCCGGTAATTACCAGGTGTCATCGATCACGGCGCTGATTTTGCTGGTGCCTTCGCTGCTGTTTATGCTGGTCATCCATAAGTGTATGCGCCCTGAAATGCTGTCGAAGATGGGCAAGTGATTGAGAGCATTGGCTACAATACAGATAATTCCGGGCTGATATTGCTATAGATTATCAGCCTGAAGGATCTGGTATTTCCGTAACACCTTTTTTCGAGGTCACTATGAAAAAGCGATTAGCGCTCGTGGCAATTCCCGTATTACTCACTGCCTTTAACAGCCTGGCTTCCTCAGAGGCGGCATGGCAGCAACTGGACAAAGACGTACAAAAAAGCTGCCTTGCGATCAGCGCGCTGCAGGAGAAAAAGATTGAAGGTAAGCGCACCGATTTCGGCGATGACGTGGGTTATTCGGCGCTCGTGATCTCAGGCAACTACAAGTTTAAGAACAGCAACCCCGTGCCGGGCAAAGAGCTGTGCCTTTATAATCGCAAGAGCAAAAAAGCCAGTCTGGCAGAAATGCAGTAGCGTTTTTCTTTTCTGACGAATATATCCCTGTAAAGACAATCTCTTTGCACGACAGGCAGTTATCACTTCAAGGTGGAGCTGCCTGTTTTCTCTACCGCAAAACTGCCATTTCCCGGTAACGTTTCTGCCATAAATCCCTCCCATACTGACTGCCTTCTGACCCCGACAGGTTTTCGGACAATGGCAAAACGACCCTGGCTTCCCTGGCTGATACTCGCGCCGTCTTTACTCTTTTTACTGTTATTCACCTGGTTCCCTCTGGTTCGCTCCGTGTATGACAGCCTGTTTGATACCCGTATGGCGGGTGATGCTGGCGCTTAT
This region of Cedecea lapagei genomic DNA includes:
- a CDS encoding ABC transporter permease, which codes for MRRLKGRLGLPLQALLLAFMLFAMFGPLLNLLIWTVAESWFYPHALPSQWGLKYWYQVFSPYSDVSGSLLTSVFIAVLSVLVCLIISIPAGYALSRRAMPLRVMFMLLFLLPQAFPNLTVYMNIARLFYQWGLNGTVAGVVLVHSVHGLMYSIWICVAAFSAIDPLQARASRNLGAGPLLTFWYIVLPQASPGIMAAGIFVFLESLDEFTGTFFVGAPDITTLPLLLYNASMSGNYQVSSITALILLVPSLLFMLVIHKCMRPEMLSKMGK